The genomic stretch TCGCGATGCGCGATGCGGCGGGGCTGGGGCGGGGCCATGGCCCGATGGCGCAGCAATCGGTGCGGCTCGACCTCAACATGAGCTTTTTCGAGCCCATGCTCAACCAGGTTACCGTGCCCGCAAAGGAACTGGCGGCGAGCGAGCGCTTCTACCGCCTGCTCGGCCTGCGCCAGATCGTGCGCGCCGCCCCGCGCTATGCCCGGTTCGAGACCGAGGGCGGGGCGACCTTCTCGGTCGCGACCGATGAGAGTTACACCGGCCCCGTGGTCTATTTCGAATGCGGCGACCTCGACGTGACGGTCGCCTATCTCCAGCAGCAGGGCGTGGCGTTCGAACAGGAGCCGCGCGACCAGAAATGGGGCTGGCGCGAGGCGCGGCTGCGCGATCCGGCGGGCAATGCGGTGTGCCTCTACCAGGCGGGCGAGATGCGCCGCTTCCCGCCCTGGCGGATCGACGACGATGCCTGAGCGATCTGGGCCTGACCTGAAGTTCGAGACCAAATACCGGCGGTTGCACAAGGGGCTGGTCGCGGGGGTCGACGAGGCCGGGCGCGGGCCGCTGGCCGGGCCGGTGGTCGCCGCCGCGGTGGTGCTCGACCCGAAATGCATCCCCGAAGGGATCGACGATTCGAAGGCGCTGACCGCGGCCAAGCGCGCCCGGCTCTGCGAGCAACTGCTCGCCTGTGCAAAAGTCGGGGTGGGGATCGCCAGCGTCGAGGAGATCGACCGGCTCAACATCCTGTGGGCGACGATGCTGGCGATGCAGCGTGCCGTGGACGCGCTGGGCTTCCGCCCCGCCTTCGTGCTGGTCGACGGCAATCGCTGCCCGAACTGGGACCATCAGAGCCATCCGGTGATCGGCGGCGACGCGCTGTGCCTGTCGATCGCGGCGGCGTCGGTGGTCGCCAAGCACCAGCGCGACTGCATGATGGAGGCGCT from Sphingomonas hengshuiensis encodes the following:
- a CDS encoding ribonuclease HII — protein: MPERSGPDLKFETKYRRLHKGLVAGVDEAGRGPLAGPVVAAAVVLDPKCIPEGIDDSKALTAAKRARLCEQLLACAKVGVGIASVEEIDRLNILWATMLAMQRAVDALGFRPAFVLVDGNRCPNWDHQSHPVIGGDALCLSIAAASVVAKHQRDCMMEALDAEHPGYGWRSNKGYAAKVHQEALRRLGPTPHHRRSFAPVAQAELDFGPCVAESVARGGEAIHLG